One region of Rhodocaloribacter litoris genomic DNA includes:
- the rlmN gene encoding 23S rRNA (adenine(2503)-C(2))-methyltransferase RlmN, with amino-acid sequence MEPVRDLLTDRLDLKSMRRDELEALAERLGQPRFRGRQLFKWLFGKGATTFEEMTDLPKTLRMQLAESADLAPLRLEALHTSRDGTVKGLFSLASGHRIETVLIPDFDDDGTAKRLTVCVSSQVGCAMGCTFCATGLMGFRQNLSAGEIFEQVRFMNEEARRRYGRSITNIVYMGMGEPLLNYDNVLRSVDLLTDPDGPGLSPRRITVSTVGLARRIRQLADDGTRFNLAVSLHAPTDEKRSAIMPVNRRAATDLDALEEAIRYYIRKTRRRITYEYCLFAGVNDTDEDAHALARIVARAPGKVNLIQYNPVAGLDFAPTSEEQLNRFIRLLVAHGVTVTVRRSRGRDIDAACGQLAVRET; translated from the coding sequence ATGGAACCCGTACGCGATCTCCTCACCGACCGGCTCGACCTCAAGTCGATGCGCCGGGACGAGCTCGAAGCCCTCGCCGAGCGGCTCGGCCAGCCGCGCTTCCGGGGACGACAGCTCTTCAAGTGGCTCTTCGGCAAGGGTGCCACCACCTTCGAGGAAATGACCGACCTGCCGAAGACCCTGCGCATGCAGCTCGCAGAAAGCGCCGACCTCGCCCCGCTCCGTCTCGAAGCCCTGCACACGTCCCGGGACGGCACCGTCAAAGGCCTCTTCTCACTGGCTTCCGGCCACCGCATCGAGACGGTCCTCATCCCCGACTTCGACGACGACGGCACGGCAAAGCGGCTGACCGTGTGCGTCTCCAGCCAGGTCGGCTGTGCCATGGGCTGCACCTTCTGCGCCACCGGCCTGATGGGCTTCCGGCAAAACCTCTCCGCCGGCGAAATCTTCGAGCAGGTCCGGTTCATGAACGAGGAGGCCCGGCGACGCTACGGCCGGTCCATCACCAACATCGTCTACATGGGGATGGGCGAGCCCCTGCTCAACTATGACAACGTGCTCCGCAGCGTGGACCTGCTCACCGACCCTGACGGGCCCGGCCTCTCGCCCCGGCGCATCACGGTCTCGACCGTCGGCCTGGCCCGGCGCATCCGGCAACTGGCCGACGACGGCACCCGCTTCAACCTGGCCGTCTCGCTGCACGCCCCCACCGACGAGAAGCGCAGCGCCATCATGCCCGTCAACCGGCGGGCCGCCACCGACCTCGACGCCCTCGAAGAGGCCATCCGGTATTACATCCGGAAGACGAGACGACGCATCACCTACGAATACTGCCTGTTCGCCGGGGTCAACGACACCGACGAGGACGCCCACGCGCTGGCCCGCATCGTGGCCCGGGCGCCGGGCAAAGTGAACCTGATCCAGTACAACCCCGTCGCGGGACTCGACTTTGCCCCGACGAGCGAGGAACAACTCAACCGGTTCATCCGCCTTCTGGTGGCCCACGGCGTGACCGTCACCGTGCGGCGGAGCCGGGGCCGGGACATCGACGCCGCCTGCGGGCAACTGGCCGTCCGGGAAACGTGA
- a CDS encoding outer membrane protein translates to MTLLSVSNSLAQARIELGPRLGIDVGGDIEELFIGADARISVVTLPVLLNPVFDFYFTDDPLTFWQLGLNVLYPLNAPTIDLYVGGGLGINRTSVDADFGDFRNSSASDTSVGVNLIGGTTFNAGALKPFAQAQISLGDVDLFTLAVGLLFSLGN, encoded by the coding sequence TTGACCCTGCTGTCTGTCTCGAACAGCCTGGCCCAGGCCCGCATCGAGCTCGGCCCGCGCCTCGGCATTGATGTCGGCGGCGACATTGAAGAACTGTTCATCGGCGCCGATGCCCGGATCAGCGTGGTCACTTTGCCCGTCCTGCTCAACCCGGTCTTCGACTTCTACTTCACAGACGATCCCCTCACCTTCTGGCAGCTAGGCCTGAACGTGCTCTACCCGCTCAACGCACCCACGATTGACCTGTACGTCGGGGGTGGACTGGGCATCAACCGTACCTCGGTCGATGCAGACTTCGGCGACTTTAGGAACTCCAGCGCCAGCGACACCAGCGTGGGGGTAAACCTCATCGGCGGAACCACCTTCAACGCCGGCGCACTCAAACCCTTTGCACAGGCCCAAATCAGCCTCGGCGACGTCGACCTGTTTACGCTCGCCGTCGGATTGCTCTTCAGCCTCGGTAACTGA
- a CDS encoding ABC transporter ATP-binding protein, which produces MPAWAVECKHIAHRYGEHPALNDVTFSVKEGERFGLLGPNGSGKTTLFRILSTLLPPTEGTASVLGFDCVHRPDAVRRRLGVVFQQPALDDELTVTENLRFHAALYGLRGNTRTRRIDTLLNRFGLADRAGDRAGTLSGGLRRRVDLVRGLLHAPRLLLLDEPSTGLDPAARHAFWNAIDRLRHDEHTTILLATHLLEEAETCDRLALLDRGRLVALGTPADLKAALGAETLWLAADDPVALCARIRERFGLAARPVGGQVQLSHPEAHTLLATLYDAFGSTIRSATVRPPTLEDVFMVHTGHRLDEPGEAG; this is translated from the coding sequence ATGCCGGCGTGGGCCGTCGAATGCAAGCACATCGCTCACCGATACGGAGAGCACCCGGCCCTGAACGATGTGACGTTCTCGGTGAAAGAAGGTGAGCGGTTCGGGCTGCTCGGCCCGAACGGCAGCGGCAAGACCACGCTTTTCCGCATCCTCTCGACCCTCCTGCCTCCCACCGAGGGCACCGCATCCGTCCTGGGCTTCGACTGCGTGCACCGGCCGGATGCGGTGCGGCGACGGCTCGGCGTGGTCTTCCAGCAGCCCGCCCTCGACGACGAACTGACGGTGACCGAGAACCTGCGCTTCCACGCCGCCCTCTACGGCCTCCGGGGCAACACCCGCACCCGGCGGATCGACACCCTGCTGAACCGCTTCGGGCTGGCCGACCGGGCCGGTGACCGGGCCGGGACCCTCTCGGGCGGCCTCCGGCGCCGCGTCGACCTGGTGCGGGGGTTGCTGCACGCCCCGCGTCTGCTCCTGCTGGACGAGCCCTCCACCGGCCTCGATCCCGCTGCCCGGCACGCCTTCTGGAACGCCATCGACCGGCTCAGACACGACGAGCACACCACGATCCTTCTGGCAACCCACCTGCTCGAAGAAGCCGAGACCTGCGACCGCCTGGCCCTCCTGGACCGGGGCCGGCTCGTCGCCCTCGGCACCCCCGCCGACCTCAAGGCGGCCCTCGGCGCCGAGACGCTCTGGCTGGCCGCGGACGACCCCGTCGCCCTTTGCGCACGGATCCGCGAGCGCTTCGGCCTCGCGGCCCGCCCCGTCGGCGGGCAGGTGCAGCTCTCGCATCCGGAGGCCCATACCCTCCTCGCCACGCTCTACGATGCCTTCGGAAGCACCATCCGCAGCGCCACCGTGCGCCCTCCCACCCTCGAAGACGTGTTCATGGTCCACACCGGCCACCGGCTGGACGAACCCGGCGAGGCCGGATGA
- a CDS encoding ABC transporter permease, whose product MHAVTALWKREMLKFVRDRSRIVGALGQPLLFWLLLGFGFQGVFQMPGTGPPAGYLTFLFPGVIALVILFTALFSTISIVDERRQGFLQAALVAPVPRLALVFGTTLGGTTLALVQVLLFLTLLPVAGLRPSPGGLLLLAVACVLIGLAFTALGVLIAWRTDTTRGFHAVMNLVLLPMWLLSGAVFPVTGVPGVLRWIMVFNPVTYGVAALRHALYRPAPAPDVLVSPPVAFGLCLVFALAMLLLAARTVRRPLFAR is encoded by the coding sequence ATGCATGCCGTAACCGCCCTGTGGAAGCGCGAGATGCTCAAGTTCGTCCGGGACCGGAGCCGGATCGTCGGAGCGCTGGGGCAGCCGCTGCTTTTCTGGCTGCTGCTGGGTTTCGGCTTTCAGGGCGTTTTCCAGATGCCCGGCACCGGGCCGCCGGCGGGCTACCTGACCTTCCTCTTCCCCGGCGTCATCGCCCTGGTGATCCTCTTCACCGCCCTCTTCTCCACGATCTCCATCGTGGACGAGCGGAGGCAGGGGTTTCTTCAGGCGGCGCTCGTCGCCCCGGTGCCGCGCCTGGCGCTCGTCTTCGGCACCACGCTGGGCGGCACCACGCTCGCGCTCGTGCAGGTCCTGCTGTTCCTGACACTGCTCCCGGTGGCCGGGCTACGCCCGTCGCCGGGGGGGCTGCTGCTGCTGGCCGTGGCGTGCGTGCTCATCGGGCTCGCCTTCACCGCGCTCGGCGTGCTCATCGCGTGGCGCACGGACACAACGCGCGGTTTCCATGCCGTGATGAACCTGGTGCTCCTGCCGATGTGGCTGCTCTCGGGCGCCGTCTTTCCCGTCACCGGGGTGCCGGGGGTTCTCCGCTGGATCATGGTGTTCAACCCGGTGACCTATGGCGTGGCGGCACTGCGGCATGCCCTCTACCGGCCCGCCCCCGCGCCGGACGTCCTCGTCTCCCCCCCGGTGGCTTTCGGGCTCTGCCTCGTCTTCGCCCTCGCCATGCTCCTGCTGGCCGCGCGGACCGTGCGCCGCCCCCTCTTCGCGCGTTGA
- a CDS encoding ATP-binding protein, translated as MQALQPNDRPDKIGIITHGSLNKGVEMKLDPAESIESVVAGTFVVIQGQRYDFFSMITDVTIDAANEDILLHPPPVRAHLLRRILQGTGTYATVTLRPMLMMENRVNAEFAEVRPVKTVPAHFSVVARATEEDVARVFGHEANRDDEGRQVYFHIGEPLGMDGIPVCLDLQRFVERSNAVFGKTGTGKTFITRLLLAGTIQTGRAVNLIFDMHSEYGLSARKEGGGFVRGLRDLFPARVQIFSLDPAGTRKRTGVSPDCEVYLYADQIEPGDILPLRDTLNLTATAAESTYALQNRFGRQWLTTLLDGDPADIAEACGAHENAVAALQRKLRVFEGYDFFRTEPSAGRQDVIEDLMETLDAGKSVVFEFGKFDDLRVYLLVANVITRRLRDRYEEKTLHYLQTRNEADAPRPLIITIEEAHKFLAPGIAHETPFGKIAREMRKFFVSLLVVDQRPSAIDEEVLSQIGTKIIAQLNDEKDIGAALVGVSGASSLRQVLASLDSRQQALVLGHAVPMPVVIRTRSYDEAFYRALRGDDAPRSFKEARSEISDLF; from the coding sequence ATGCAAGCCCTCCAGCCCAACGACCGGCCCGACAAGATCGGCATCATCACGCACGGCTCCCTGAACAAGGGCGTGGAGATGAAGCTGGACCCGGCCGAGTCCATCGAAAGCGTGGTCGCCGGCACGTTCGTGGTCATCCAGGGCCAGCGGTACGACTTCTTCTCGATGATCACGGACGTGACCATCGACGCCGCCAACGAGGACATCCTGCTCCATCCCCCCCCGGTGCGCGCGCACCTGCTCCGGCGCATCCTGCAGGGTACGGGGACCTACGCCACGGTCACCCTCCGGCCGATGCTCATGATGGAGAACCGGGTGAACGCAGAGTTCGCCGAGGTGCGGCCCGTCAAAACCGTCCCGGCCCACTTTTCCGTGGTGGCCCGGGCGACTGAGGAAGACGTGGCCCGTGTCTTCGGGCACGAAGCCAACCGGGACGACGAGGGCCGGCAGGTCTACTTCCACATCGGCGAGCCGCTGGGGATGGACGGCATCCCGGTGTGCCTGGACCTGCAGCGCTTCGTCGAGCGCTCGAACGCCGTCTTCGGCAAGACCGGCACCGGCAAGACGTTCATCACGCGCCTGCTCCTGGCCGGCACCATCCAGACGGGCCGCGCCGTCAACCTCATCTTCGACATGCACTCGGAGTACGGCCTCAGCGCCCGTAAAGAGGGAGGCGGCTTCGTGCGCGGCCTGCGCGACCTGTTCCCCGCCCGGGTGCAGATCTTCTCCCTCGACCCGGCCGGCACCCGCAAGCGTACCGGCGTCTCGCCCGACTGCGAGGTCTACCTCTACGCCGACCAGATCGAACCCGGCGACATCCTCCCGCTGCGCGACACGCTCAACCTGACGGCCACCGCCGCCGAGAGCACCTACGCCCTCCAGAACCGCTTCGGCCGGCAATGGCTGACGACCCTTCTCGACGGCGACCCGGCCGACATCGCCGAAGCGTGCGGGGCGCACGAGAACGCCGTCGCCGCGCTGCAACGCAAGCTCCGCGTCTTCGAGGGCTACGACTTCTTCCGCACCGAGCCCTCGGCCGGCAGGCAGGACGTGATCGAGGACCTGATGGAAACGCTCGACGCCGGCAAGTCGGTCGTCTTCGAGTTCGGCAAGTTCGACGACCTGCGCGTCTACCTGCTCGTGGCCAACGTCATCACGCGGCGCCTGCGCGACCGCTACGAGGAGAAGACCCTGCACTACCTGCAGACGCGCAACGAAGCCGACGCCCCCCGGCCGCTCATCATCACCATCGAAGAAGCGCACAAATTCCTGGCGCCGGGCATCGCGCACGAGACGCCCTTCGGCAAGATCGCCCGCGAGATGCGCAAGTTCTTCGTCTCGCTCCTGGTGGTGGACCAGCGGCCGAGCGCCATCGACGAGGAGGTGCTCAGCCAGATCGGCACGAAGATCATCGCCCAGCTCAACGACGAGAAGGACATCGGCGCCGCCCTCGTGGGCGTCAGCGGAGCGTCCTCGCTCCGGCAGGTGCTGGCCTCGCTCGACTCGCGGCAGCAGGCGCTCGTCCTCGGCCACGCCGTGCCGATGCCGGTGGTCATCCGCACCCGCTCCTACGACGAGGCCTTCTACCGGGCTCTGCGCGGCGACGATGCCCCCCGCTCCTTCAAAGAGGCCCGTTCGGAAATCAGCGACCTGTTCTGA
- a CDS encoding O-acetylhomoserine aminocarboxypropyltransferase/cysteine synthase family protein, protein MHDETISIHGGWEHDQATNAIAVPIYQTVAYAFDDAAHGAALFNLEVPGNIYTRIMNPTQAVLEERVAQLEHGVAALATSAGSAAVNYAILTIAEAGSNIVTVPLLYGGTYTLFAGMLPKQGIEVRFADDDRPESLERLIDEKTAAVYCESIGNPAGNIVDLEALAAMAHRNGVPLIVDNTVATPVLIKPIDYGADIVVHSLTKYMGGHGTSLGGVIVDGGTFPWADHADRYPMLTRPEPAYHGVVYTEAFGPAAYIARARTVPLRNTGSAISPFNAFLILQGIETLPLRMERHVDNALAVARYLNDHPAVAWVQYAGLPDSPYYELAKKYTNGRPSALLSFGVKGGYEAGVKCYDALKLFKRLVNIGDVRSLAAHPASTTHRQLNEEEQRAAGVTPDMIRLCIGIEHIDDLLADLEQALAASQS, encoded by the coding sequence ATGCACGACGAGACGATCTCCATCCACGGCGGATGGGAGCACGACCAGGCTACCAACGCCATCGCCGTTCCCATCTACCAGACCGTCGCCTACGCCTTCGACGATGCCGCTCACGGGGCCGCGCTCTTCAACCTGGAGGTGCCCGGCAACATCTACACCCGCATCATGAACCCGACGCAGGCGGTGCTGGAGGAGCGGGTGGCGCAGCTCGAACACGGTGTGGCGGCCCTGGCTACCAGCGCCGGCAGCGCCGCCGTCAACTATGCCATCCTCACCATCGCCGAGGCGGGCAGCAACATCGTGACCGTGCCGCTGCTCTACGGCGGCACCTACACCCTCTTCGCCGGCATGCTGCCCAAGCAGGGCATCGAGGTGCGCTTCGCCGATGACGACCGCCCCGAAAGCCTCGAGCGGCTCATCGACGAGAAGACGGCGGCGGTCTACTGCGAGAGCATCGGCAACCCGGCCGGCAACATCGTGGACCTCGAAGCGCTGGCCGCGATGGCGCACCGCAACGGCGTGCCGCTCATCGTGGACAACACCGTCGCCACGCCCGTGCTCATCAAGCCCATCGACTACGGCGCCGACATCGTCGTGCACTCGCTGACCAAGTACATGGGCGGGCACGGCACGTCGCTCGGCGGCGTCATCGTCGACGGCGGCACGTTCCCGTGGGCCGACCACGCCGACCGCTACCCGATGCTCACCCGGCCCGAGCCGGCCTACCACGGGGTCGTCTACACGGAAGCGTTCGGCCCGGCGGCCTACATCGCCCGGGCCCGGACCGTGCCGCTGCGCAACACCGGCTCGGCCATCAGCCCCTTTAACGCCTTCCTGATCCTGCAGGGCATCGAGACGCTGCCGCTGCGCATGGAGCGCCACGTCGACAACGCGCTGGCCGTGGCCCGCTATCTCAACGACCACCCGGCCGTAGCCTGGGTGCAGTACGCCGGCCTGCCGGACTCGCCCTACTACGAACTGGCGAAAAAGTACACGAACGGCCGCCCCTCGGCCCTGCTCTCCTTCGGGGTGAAAGGAGGCTACGAAGCAGGCGTCAAGTGCTATGACGCGCTCAAGCTCTTCAAGCGCCTGGTGAACATCGGGGACGTACGCTCGCTGGCCGCTCACCCGGCCTCGACGACGCACCGCCAGCTGAACGAGGAGGAGCAGCGGGCCGCCGGGGTCACGCCGGACATGATTCGCCTGTGCATCGGCATCGAGCACATCGACGACCTCCTGGCCGACCTGGAACAGGCGCTGGCCGCATCGCAGTCCTGA
- a CDS encoding COX15/CtaA family protein, whose translation MRKGNGFARYAWAVVGYVLLVILWGAFVRATGSGAGCGSHWPLCNGEVVPRAPEVETLIELSHRLTSAFSGLLVIGLLVWAFRRYPRGHRVRHGAVLSLVFMLLEGAIGAALVLFEWVAHDASLGRVISMALHLNNTLILVAVLVLTAWWASGGPPLRLRGQGETAWLLGAAVAGMLVLGTTGAVTALGDTLFRPESLAEGLQRHTSDTAHFLERLRLWHPLLAVLFGAYLLFLARHLVLVHPGPAVQRLVRAVLLLFSIQFLGGLINVYLLAPVWMQLVHLFVADLLWIALVLLGAATLATPAVEPVPPALQPRSAG comes from the coding sequence ATGAGGAAGGGCAACGGGTTTGCCAGGTATGCCTGGGCCGTGGTGGGTTATGTCCTGCTGGTGATCCTGTGGGGGGCCTTCGTACGGGCCACGGGGTCGGGGGCGGGCTGCGGGAGCCACTGGCCGCTGTGCAACGGGGAGGTGGTGCCCCGGGCCCCGGAGGTGGAGACGCTCATCGAACTCTCACACCGCCTGACGAGCGCGTTTTCGGGGTTACTCGTGATCGGGCTGCTGGTATGGGCCTTCCGCCGGTATCCGAGGGGGCACCGGGTGCGGCACGGGGCGGTGCTCTCGCTGGTCTTCATGCTGCTCGAAGGCGCCATCGGGGCCGCGCTCGTACTTTTCGAGTGGGTGGCGCACGACGCCTCGCTGGGCCGGGTGATCTCGATGGCGCTCCATCTGAACAACACGCTCATCCTGGTGGCCGTGCTCGTGCTGACGGCCTGGTGGGCCTCCGGCGGCCCGCCGCTCCGGCTGCGCGGGCAGGGGGAGACGGCATGGCTCCTGGGTGCGGCCGTGGCCGGTATGCTGGTGCTCGGCACCACGGGTGCCGTCACGGCGCTGGGCGACACCCTGTTCCGCCCCGAGTCGCTCGCCGAGGGCCTCCAGCGCCACACTTCGGATACGGCCCACTTCCTGGAACGGCTCCGCCTCTGGCATCCGCTGCTGGCCGTCCTTTTCGGTGCCTACCTCCTGTTTCTGGCCCGGCACCTGGTGCTGGTGCATCCCGGCCCCGCCGTCCAGCGCCTGGTGCGCGCCGTGCTGTTGCTTTTTTCGATCCAGTTTCTCGGTGGGTTGATTAACGTCTATCTGCTCGCGCCCGTCTGGATGCAGCTCGTCCACCTGTTCGTGGCGGATCTGCTCTGGATCGCCCTGGTGTTGCTGGGGGCCGCGACCCTGGCCACCCCGGCCGTCGAACCGGTTCCTCCGGCCCTCCAGCCCCGGAGCGCCGGATGA
- the cyoE gene encoding heme o synthase, whose protein sequence is MPTLSRRYEPDLPSEGAVPAVSALTDGTSLDAAVPLWRDYLALTKPEITFLVAVSALAGFFLGSPETLDGWRLLATLAGVSLTAGGSGVLNHYLERDLDARMRRTARRPLVTGRIAPERARTFGTVLVAAGLAILCPLTNPLTGVLAALTVVLYLYVYTPLKRVTKYNTLVGTLPGALPALGGYTAATGHPGAAGWALFAVLVCWQMPHFFALAWMYRKDYARAGYAMLPVVEPGGRSTVRQTLFFSLLMLLASLAPPLMGAAGWPYFAGAFLLGLGFLRPVFRFYAAPTSAHARSVLLASIRYIPLLVGCIVLDRLLAWLL, encoded by the coding sequence ATGCCCACGTTATCGCGACGCTACGAGCCCGACCTCCCCTCTGAAGGGGCTGTTCCGGCGGTTTCCGCCCTGACCGACGGCACCTCCCTCGATGCCGCCGTCCCCCTCTGGCGGGACTACCTGGCGCTGACGAAGCCGGAGATCACCTTTCTGGTGGCCGTCTCCGCCCTCGCGGGCTTCTTCCTGGGCTCTCCGGAGACGCTCGACGGCTGGCGGCTGCTGGCCACCCTGGCAGGGGTATCCCTCACCGCCGGGGGCAGCGGGGTGCTCAACCACTACCTGGAACGGGACCTCGATGCCCGGATGCGGCGCACGGCCCGGCGCCCGCTGGTTACGGGACGCATCGCCCCGGAGAGGGCCCGTACGTTCGGCACCGTGCTCGTGGCGGCCGGGCTGGCCATCCTCTGCCCGCTGACGAACCCGCTCACGGGCGTCCTGGCCGCCCTGACGGTTGTCCTCTATCTGTACGTCTACACCCCGCTCAAGCGGGTCACGAAGTACAACACCCTGGTCGGCACCTTGCCCGGCGCCCTGCCCGCCCTGGGAGGCTACACGGCGGCGACCGGCCATCCGGGCGCGGCCGGCTGGGCCCTCTTCGCCGTGCTGGTCTGCTGGCAGATGCCCCACTTCTTCGCCCTGGCCTGGATGTATCGCAAGGACTACGCCCGCGCGGGCTACGCGATGCTCCCCGTCGTCGAGCCGGGCGGGCGCTCGACGGTGCGGCAGACCCTGTTCTTTTCCCTCCTCATGCTGCTTGCCAGCCTGGCCCCTCCCCTGATGGGCGCCGCCGGATGGCCCTACTTTGCAGGTGCCTTCCTGCTCGGCCTCGGCTTCCTGCGGCCCGTCTTCCGCTTCTATGCCGCTCCCACCAGCGCCCACGCCCGGAGCGTGCTCCTGGCCTCGATACGCTACATCCCCCTCCTCGTCGGGTGTATCGTCCTGGACCGGTTGCTGGCCTGGCTCCTGTAA